In Oceanobacillus sp. FSL K6-2867, one DNA window encodes the following:
- a CDS encoding ABC-F family ATP-binding cassette domain-containing protein encodes MSLLTVKNLSHGFGDRAIFDNVSFRLLQGEHIGLIGANGEGKSTFMNIITQKLEPDAGNVTWAKNVRVGYLDQHALLKQGMTILDVLRTAFQYLYDMEAEMNELFTKMGEVGPEELEKLLEETGQIQDALTNSDFYIIDAKAEEVANGLGLNEFGLDRDVHDLSGGQRTKVLLAKLLLEKPDILLLDEPTNYLDVEHIEWLKNYLLAYEHAFILVSHDIPFLNSVVNLIYHMENQQLTRYPGDYNEFLRVYEMKKQQLAAAYKKQQQEIANLKDFVARNKANAATSRMAMSRQKKLDKMDVIELDAEKPKPEFNFKQARTPGKYLFETKDLVIGYDEALSRPLNLSMERGQKIALYGANGIGKTTLLRSILGEIPAISGSVQLGEHLHIGYFEQEIKTEKDKTCMDEVWDEFPHFTQYEVRAALAKCGLTTKHIESKVQVLSGGEKAKVRLCKLINNESNLLVLDEPTNHLDPDAKAELKRALGEYKGSVLLISHEPDFYEGIVTDKWNCEDWTTKVF; translated from the coding sequence ATGAGTTTACTTACTGTTAAAAATTTAAGTCACGGATTTGGCGATCGCGCCATTTTCGATAACGTTTCTTTTCGTTTATTACAAGGAGAACATATTGGACTAATCGGAGCGAATGGTGAAGGCAAGTCCACTTTTATGAATATTATTACACAGAAACTTGAGCCTGATGCTGGAAATGTAACATGGGCAAAAAATGTCCGTGTAGGTTATTTGGATCAGCATGCTCTACTCAAGCAAGGGATGACTATTTTAGATGTGCTAAGAACGGCCTTCCAATATTTATATGATATGGAAGCTGAAATGAACGAACTATTCACAAAAATGGGTGAGGTCGGTCCAGAAGAATTAGAAAAACTGCTCGAAGAAACCGGACAAATACAAGACGCCCTTACAAACAGCGACTTCTATATTATCGATGCAAAAGCAGAGGAAGTTGCGAACGGGCTTGGTTTAAACGAATTTGGTTTAGATCGTGATGTCCATGACTTAAGCGGTGGACAACGAACGAAAGTATTGCTTGCCAAGTTATTATTGGAAAAACCAGATATTTTATTGCTCGATGAGCCGACAAACTATCTTGATGTGGAGCATATCGAATGGCTAAAAAACTACCTGTTAGCATATGAACATGCATTTATCCTTGTTTCACATGATATCCCATTCCTAAATAGTGTTGTGAATCTCATCTACCATATGGAAAATCAACAGTTGACACGCTACCCTGGAGATTACAATGAATTCTTGCGAGTATACGAGATGAAGAAACAGCAACTTGCTGCTGCATACAAGAAACAACAACAGGAAATTGCTAATCTAAAAGATTTTGTAGCAAGAAACAAAGCAAATGCAGCAACAAGTCGAATGGCCATGTCTCGCCAGAAAAAATTGGATAAGATGGATGTTATTGAGCTAGATGCCGAGAAACCAAAGCCTGAATTCAACTTCAAACAAGCTCGTACACCAGGTAAGTACCTGTTCGAAACGAAAGACCTCGTTATCGGCTATGATGAAGCCTTGTCTAGGCCACTTAATTTATCAATGGAACGTGGACAAAAGATTGCATTGTACGGTGCCAATGGTATTGGTAAAACTACTTTGCTACGTAGCATTCTTGGTGAAATCCCTGCCATTTCGGGCTCGGTTCAGTTAGGAGAGCATCTTCATATCGGATATTTTGAACAAGAAATTAAAACAGAAAAAGATAAAACCTGCATGGATGAGGTTTGGGATGAATTCCCTCATTTCACGCAATACGAAGTACGTGCTGCTCTTGCAAAATGTGGATTAACAACAAAACATATTGAGAGTAAAGTTCAAGTACTAAGTGGTGGAGAAAAGGCCAAGGTCCGACTTTGTAAATTAATTAATAACGAATCCAATTTACTCGTATTAGATGAACCTACAAATCATCTAGACCCGGATGCAAAAGCAGAACTAAAACGAGCACTAGGCGAGTACAAAGGCAGCGTCCTCCTCATCTCCCATGAACCTGATTTTTACGAGGGTATTGTAACGGATAAATGGAATTGTGAGGATTGGACGACGAAAGTGTTCTAA
- a CDS encoding oligoribonuclease, with protein sequence MYKLLSHNDLDGVGCGILAKIAFGKEVKVRYNSIASLNREVEWFFENENKDTFLFITDLSVNEENEKRLEAFYQAGGKVQFLDHHKTSLHFNEYEWGHVVVEDTQGNLTSATSLFYDYLVEHQLLEASESVAEFVELVRQYDTWEWEKNENQKARKLNALFFLVSIEEFEEVMIERLQKSEQFYFDDFEMKILHMEGGKIERYIRQKKRQVVQKKLGDHFAGIVYAESYHSELGNELGKEYPHLDYIVILNMGGKRASFRTIHDHVDVSEFAGRFAGGGHAKASGCTLTDEAYKLFVADTFHLESLREDAKRNRYNVKGSPFGAMYKNRKEAIFLVYPENDDHWVIEKDKKKIAQVFSSFEDAEIFLKRKEEAWLVRDDTFVSYLMEKLGSVNGIQLNNDEKRI encoded by the coding sequence ATGTATAAGCTTTTGTCTCATAATGATTTAGATGGTGTTGGCTGTGGTATTTTAGCGAAGATCGCTTTTGGAAAAGAGGTTAAGGTTAGATACAATTCCATTGCCAGCTTAAATCGGGAAGTTGAGTGGTTTTTTGAAAACGAGAATAAGGACACCTTTTTATTTATTACTGATTTGTCTGTGAATGAGGAAAATGAAAAAAGATTGGAAGCATTTTATCAAGCTGGTGGGAAAGTACAATTTTTGGATCATCATAAAACTTCATTGCATTTTAACGAATATGAGTGGGGACATGTTGTCGTTGAAGATACACAAGGTAATTTAACATCGGCAACATCTTTATTTTATGATTATCTTGTTGAACACCAACTGCTGGAGGCTTCTGAGTCTGTAGCAGAATTTGTAGAACTTGTAAGGCAGTATGATACATGGGAATGGGAAAAAAACGAGAATCAAAAAGCGAGGAAGCTCAATGCGCTGTTTTTTCTTGTCTCTATTGAGGAATTTGAAGAAGTTATGATCGAACGATTACAAAAAAGTGAGCAATTCTATTTTGATGATTTTGAAATGAAAATTCTCCATATGGAAGGTGGTAAGATAGAGCGCTACATTCGCCAAAAAAAACGACAGGTCGTGCAAAAGAAGCTTGGTGACCATTTTGCTGGAATTGTATATGCGGAGTCCTACCACTCGGAACTTGGAAATGAGTTAGGAAAAGAATACCCACATCTTGATTACATTGTGATTTTGAATATGGGCGGAAAGCGAGCAAGCTTTAGAACAATCCATGATCATGTCGATGTGTCTGAATTCGCAGGAAGGTTTGCAGGAGGTGGGCATGCGAAAGCATCAGGCTGCACATTAACGGATGAAGCTTATAAATTGTTTGTTGCAGATACCTTTCACCTGGAATCATTGCGGGAAGATGCAAAAAGAAATCGATATAATGTAAAAGGATCACCTTTTGGAGCAATGTATAAAAATAGGAAGGAAGCTATTTTTCTCGTTTATCCTGAAAACGATGATCATTGGGTGATTGAAAAAGATAAGAAAAAAATTGCCCAAGTCTTTTCAAGCTTTGAGGATGCAGAAATTTTTTTGAAGCGAAAAGAGGAAGCATGGCTTGTGAGAGATGATACATTTGTCAGTTATTTGATGGAGAAGCTGGGCAGTGTAAATGGAATACAATTAAATAATGATGAGAAAAGGATTTGA
- a CDS encoding prenyltransferase, with translation MPNQVYAILRGGWMLLRSIAVLSSSVATIISSLLPLFIYSSISSGRLWLLFVFLTIAAFAIHGVLTHAFNDYTDHCSGTDSFSPAILSGGSRVIQNGMFSLHAVRKLAFAFTFVLLILALVLAIFAQYKLVILLLIGIWGAVSYSVSPLHLSYRPFLGEWASLFPAIFSLGLAGPWLMLNTIPIWAIQNSLINALFCMTWVMVHHIPDLQADRRALPKKQTSVVWFVERFGLYYARFPALLYLFAALLCMLWLGFERFLAAGFLLIMLSIAIVLVLKMDVANHEQVSNYEKILLFLAMLTAVGLGILV, from the coding sequence TTGCCGAATCAAGTTTATGCAATACTTCGCGGAGGATGGATGTTGTTGCGTTCTATCGCCGTTCTCTCCTCAAGTGTTGCCACGATTATTTCTAGTTTACTTCCTTTATTTATATATTCATCCATCTCATCGGGACGGCTTTGGCTGTTATTTGTTTTCCTTACGATCGCTGCATTCGCCATACACGGCGTCCTAACACATGCTTTTAACGATTATACCGATCATTGTTCTGGTACGGATAGCTTTAGTCCAGCTATTTTGTCTGGAGGAAGTCGCGTAATCCAGAATGGAATGTTTTCTTTGCATGCAGTTCGCAAACTAGCTTTCGCCTTTACCTTTGTTCTTTTAATCCTTGCTTTGGTGCTTGCTATCTTTGCACAATACAAGCTCGTCATTTTATTATTGATTGGAATTTGGGGTGCTGTTTCTTACTCGGTCTCTCCTTTGCATCTGAGCTACCGGCCATTTTTAGGAGAATGGGCAAGTCTTTTTCCAGCTATCTTTTCACTTGGTTTGGCTGGACCTTGGTTGATGTTAAATACAATTCCAATATGGGCAATCCAAAATTCCTTGATTAATGCCCTTTTTTGTATGACATGGGTAATGGTTCATCACATTCCAGATTTACAAGCTGACAGACGAGCTTTACCGAAAAAACAAACAAGTGTCGTTTGGTTTGTTGAGCGATTCGGACTTTATTATGCACGTTTCCCAGCGCTGCTCTATCTTTTCGCTGCATTATTATGCATGCTTTGGTTAGGATTCGAACGATTTTTGGCTGCAGGCTTCCTATTGATTATGCTCTCCATAGCGATAGTACTTGTTCTGAAGATGGATGTAGCTAATCATGAACAGGTAAGCAATTATGAAAAGATATTACTTTTTCTTGCGATGCTAACAGCTGTTGGATTAGGTATTTTAGTTTAA
- a CDS encoding RDD family protein: MTTNSAGFWVRLGAALLDGIILTITLGFISSLIYNQFFMEDFSFIDILNLLYFLLLPVFWHGYTIGKRALGIRIGRIDGEKVGFGTMFLREIVSGLVYVLTFGIGLIASAFMVGIREDKRSIHDFIAGTHVTYDKP; encoded by the coding sequence TTGACAACTAATTCAGCAGGATTTTGGGTAAGGTTAGGTGCAGCTTTACTAGATGGAATTATTTTGACAATTACACTTGGGTTTATAAGTTCTCTTATTTATAATCAATTCTTTATGGAGGATTTTTCCTTCATTGATATTTTAAATTTGTTGTATTTCTTATTACTTCCTGTTTTCTGGCATGGTTATACGATTGGAAAAAGAGCGTTAGGAATACGCATTGGACGTATAGATGGGGAAAAAGTGGGTTTTGGAACCATGTTTCTGCGTGAAATTGTATCAGGATTAGTTTATGTATTGACATTTGGAATTGGGCTTATTGCCAGTGCTTTTATGGTAGGTATTCGAGAAGATAAACGGTCTATTCACGATTTTATTGCAGGAACACATGTTACGTATGATAAACCATAG
- a CDS encoding DeoR/GlpR family DNA-binding transcription regulator has product MYQEERLLSILDFLQKNKRISVEEICTMFNVSRDTARRDLVKLEEENSIIRTRGGAILPSIQEEIKNYSKRLETVSQEKKIIGKKAASLIYPNDNIILDTSTTVQACAEHLKNMECTIITNSINQAEVLSNKSHINIQLLGGTLHKEHRFLYGSSVVEKLSDYYVDKLFVGVIGISETGLTIAHEEDGVVKRKMVKQAKQVIVLADHTKLGTKHFFKFASLDDVDLLITDKTPPKAFMEVLRKNNVELLIADGETKGDK; this is encoded by the coding sequence TTGTACCAAGAAGAGAGATTGTTATCTATTTTAGACTTCCTTCAAAAAAATAAACGAATATCGGTTGAAGAAATATGTACGATGTTTAATGTTTCAAGAGACACAGCACGAAGGGATCTTGTTAAGTTAGAAGAGGAAAATTCTATTATCCGTACACGTGGCGGAGCAATCTTACCATCTATTCAGGAAGAAATTAAAAACTACTCAAAGCGTCTGGAGACTGTATCACAGGAGAAAAAGATAATCGGGAAGAAGGCAGCTTCTTTAATTTATCCAAATGACAATATCATTTTAGATACATCAACAACAGTTCAAGCCTGTGCAGAGCACTTGAAAAATATGGAATGCACAATTATTACGAATTCAATTAATCAGGCAGAAGTATTGTCTAATAAGTCCCATATCAATATTCAACTTCTTGGTGGTACACTGCATAAAGAGCATCGCTTTTTATATGGCTCTTCTGTAGTAGAGAAGCTCTCGGATTACTATGTGGATAAACTTTTTGTTGGTGTGATAGGAATATCAGAAACTGGATTAACCATTGCACATGAAGAAGACGGTGTTGTAAAAAGAAAGATGGTTAAGCAAGCGAAACAGGTGATTGTCCTAGCAGATCATACCAAGCTCGGAACGAAACACTTTTTCAAATTTGCAAGTTTAGATGATGTAGATCTATTAATTACAGATAAAACACCACCAAAGGCTTTTATGGAAGTTCTGCGAAAAAACAATGTAGAATTACTAATAGCAGACGGTGAAACGAAAGGTGATAAATAA
- a CDS encoding CHY zinc finger protein — protein sequence MKISEFEVRGAIDEATRCEHYHTSKDIIAIRFYCCNRYFPCYLCHEAYGCGKKEVWPQEKFDEKAILCGSCKTELTVNQYINCDNTCPNCQASFNSGCSLHYHLYFEKFHPSCLSGNNG from the coding sequence ATGAAGATTTCTGAATTTGAGGTTCGAGGAGCAATTGATGAAGCAACACGTTGTGAGCATTACCATACCAGCAAAGATATTATTGCTATTCGTTTTTATTGCTGCAATCGTTATTTTCCTTGTTATTTATGCCATGAAGCATATGGTTGTGGCAAGAAGGAAGTTTGGCCACAAGAAAAATTCGATGAAAAGGCTATTCTCTGTGGAAGCTGCAAAACAGAGCTGACAGTTAACCAATATATAAACTGTGACAACACATGTCCAAACTGTCAAGCGTCATTCAACAGTGGCTGTTCGCTTCACTACCATTTGTATTTCGAAAAATTCCATCCGTCTTGTTTGTCGGGGAATAATGGTTAG
- a CDS encoding DUF4349 domain-containing protein has product MKNGLLILIFLWIGILLTACSNDAQNSDVSSDRAEFDTEESVEMESVEIESSNSMSGEADRTTEQEVSDSQEESASSQEGEIIQTDRKIIYTANLQIEVKNYQQSFNAIESQVIDRGGYIVDSNMQGYAENDSATGHVTVRIPQAQFREFIQIVEDGSSKVLESSISGQDVTEEFIDLESRLKSKGVVEERLLSFMEQAEKTGDLLTISGDLAKVQGEIEEIKGRMNYLENRTDLATVTIYMEENNVTISGMSEGELDTWEKAKQQFLNSINFLLAVFSGIFVFFIGNMPVFILLGIIAIISFFIYKRIRKNSRND; this is encoded by the coding sequence ATGAAAAATGGGTTGTTGATTTTGATTTTTCTTTGGATTGGCATTTTGCTAACCGCTTGCAGTAATGATGCACAAAATAGTGATGTAAGCAGCGACAGGGCTGAGTTTGACACGGAGGAAAGCGTGGAAATGGAAAGTGTTGAAATAGAAAGCAGCAATTCAATGAGTGGAGAAGCTGATCGCACTACAGAACAAGAAGTGAGTGATTCACAAGAAGAAAGTGCTTCATCACAAGAAGGGGAAATCATCCAGACAGATCGAAAAATAATTTACACTGCCAATCTGCAAATTGAAGTAAAAAATTACCAACAGTCATTCAATGCGATTGAGTCTCAGGTTATAGATCGTGGCGGCTATATTGTGGATTCGAATATGCAAGGATACGCTGAAAATGATTCAGCGACGGGACATGTGACAGTTAGGATTCCCCAGGCGCAATTTCGTGAATTTATTCAAATAGTGGAAGATGGGAGCAGTAAAGTTTTGGAAAGTTCCATTTCAGGTCAGGATGTGACAGAAGAATTTATTGATCTAGAATCGCGTTTAAAATCAAAAGGTGTCGTCGAAGAAAGATTGCTTTCATTTATGGAACAAGCAGAAAAAACAGGGGATCTATTAACCATTTCAGGTGATTTGGCAAAGGTTCAAGGTGAAATAGAGGAAATAAAAGGGCGAATGAATTATTTAGAAAACAGAACCGACTTAGCAACGGTTACAATCTATATGGAGGAAAACAATGTAACGATTTCAGGAATGAGTGAAGGGGAATTAGACACATGGGAAAAAGCCAAACAGCAATTTTTGAATAGCATCAATTTTCTTCTCGCAGTTTTTTCAGGCATTTTTGTTTTCTTTATCGGTAACATGCCGGTGTTTATCTTGCTTGGGATAATCGCGATAATTAGTTTTTTTATTTACAAAAGGATAAGAAAAAATAGCCGGAATGATTAG
- a CDS encoding Cof-type HAD-IIB family hydrolase translates to MTKLIAIDLDGTLLNEKNEISENNKQALLDSQAEGIEVVIATGRAHFDVQTIFKNTGMKTWIIGANGATIHRPNGELFHHIPMKHEDALDSLKWLEHEEFYYEIFSKEAILTPQNGRERLMIEMDRLLSANPNISVEELNQAMAKQFSQTGFSYIGSPAELNEMNIDIYNILAFSFDDEKLNKGQVQFKDHKDLTVVSSANHNFELEHKDASKGNAMAILAKKLGIHLADTAAVGDSFNDLSMLKTAGRSAAMGNAPDAIKEAAQSVTLSNHEDGVAHFINSLRER, encoded by the coding sequence ATGACAAAATTAATTGCAATCGATTTAGATGGAACCTTACTCAATGAAAAAAATGAAATAAGTGAGAACAATAAACAAGCGCTTCTAGATTCGCAAGCGGAGGGAATTGAGGTTGTTATTGCAACTGGCCGTGCTCATTTTGATGTGCAAACGATCTTTAAGAATACTGGTATGAAAACATGGATTATTGGAGCAAACGGAGCAACGATTCATCGTCCCAATGGTGAATTATTCCACCATATACCGATGAAGCATGAAGATGCACTGGATAGTTTAAAGTGGCTCGAGCATGAGGAGTTTTATTATGAGATCTTTAGCAAAGAAGCTATCCTAACACCACAAAATGGCCGGGAACGATTAATGATTGAAATGGATCGCTTGTTAAGCGCCAATCCAAATATAAGTGTGGAAGAACTGAACCAAGCTATGGCTAAGCAATTTAGTCAAACCGGGTTTTCTTATATTGGCTCACCAGCAGAGTTAAATGAGATGAACATTGATATTTATAATATCCTTGCATTTTCATTTGATGACGAGAAGCTTAATAAAGGCCAGGTACAATTTAAAGATCATAAAGACTTAACTGTTGTATCATCAGCAAATCATAATTTTGAATTGGAGCATAAGGATGCTTCCAAGGGCAATGCCATGGCAATCCTTGCGAAGAAATTAGGCATTCATTTAGCGGATACTGCAGCAGTTGGAGATAGCTTTAATGATTTATCAATGTTAAAAACTGCAGGCAGAAGTGCAGCTATGGGAAATGCTCCTGATGCGATTAAAGAAGCAGCTCAGTCCGTTACACTTTCCAATCATGAAGATGGAGTTGCTCATTTTATTAATTCGCTTCGTGAACGATAA